One Candidatus Cloacimonadota bacterium genomic window, TTTTTATTTATAATCTGATGATCCTTACAAGTGCGAGAAAGGATTATCTTCAATTACTTCGTTTTTCTTCGGTTTGTGTTTTTTATATTTGTTCCAGTCATCTTTGGTTTCGGTTACAGATTCCGGCATGCTGGAAGGTTCCAGAGAAACACGTTTTTGAACAGGATCGATCTTGACGATGCGAACTTTATATTCCTGACCAATATTGTCTTTAGAAATTTTCTCTCCGGCAACTTTCAATTTTACATTTGGAAGAAGACCTGTAATACCTTCGGTAATCCTGATGAAAACACCAAAACTGGCAATATTTTCTATCACACCATTTACTATATCATTTTCAGAAAATTGCTGCTGCAATGTATCCCAGGGATCGGGCTGCAATCTTTTCATGGAAAGTGAAATTTTCTTCTTCTCACGATTTACTTTCAAGATCTGAGCTTCTACCAGATCGCCTTCTTTTACAACTTCATCAGGAGTAGCAATTCGACGTCCGCGAGCCATCTCACTAATTGGAATCAGGCCTTCTACGCCAGATTTGATCTCTACAAAAGAGCCGAAAGGTAAATTGCGAAGTACTTTGCAATTTACTACCTGACCTTCCTGCAATTCATCATAAACTTTGTTAATTGGATTTTCCTGCAAAGCTTTCATGCTGAGTGAGATCTTTTCTTTCTGCATTTTGATGATCTTTGCTTCGATTGTATCGCCAATATTTAAAACGTCGGATGGTGATTCGATATGAGACCAGGAGAATTGAGAAATATGTAATAGACCATCAATTCCACCCAGATCGACAAATGCTCCAAAACTGGTAAGTCGAGTTACTTTTCCTTGAACAACACTGCCGACTTCTAATTTAGCCAGTGTTTCTTTTTTCTTTTTATTTAATTCTTCTTCCAAAATAACTTTGCGGGAAACTACAATGTTTCTGCCATTATCTTTGAAGTCGATTATTTGAAAATCAAATGTTTCACCGATGAATTGTTGCGGATCTACAACCATTTTTGCATCGATATGAGAAAGTGGACAAAATACTCTGATGCCAGAAACATCAATATTATATCCACCTTTTGTAAGAGAAGTTACTTTGCCGCGAATAGGAATTTTACCTTCATAAGCTTCTTCCAAAACTCGCAGATTTACAGTAAGAAGACTCTTGGCGATGAGTGTTTCAGTTTCAGAATATTTTACAATATATCCACTCAGTTTATCGCCAACTTCATATTTAAGCTTCCCTTTTTTATCGGTGTAATCAGCTTTCTCTGCATAAGCATCACGCTTGCCACCCAAAGTAACAAAAATAAAAGAGTCAGTTATGTTGATGATTTCACCAGTAACTTTATCGCCTACTTCCAATTCCTGAATGTTTGCCAGAGATTCTTCCAACATGTGTTCGAATTCAATGTCTTCAGATTCTTCTTCAGCTGTTTCAGTCTTTTCCTCAGTTTCCATTTCTGCTTTTTCTTCTGCGACTTCTCTGGTTTCTTCAGTTTTATTTTCGGTGATTTTTTTGGTCTCTTCAGTTTTATCTTCGGTGATTTCTTTGTTTGTTTCTTTTGTTTCTACAGGTTTTTCAGCAGCTTCTTTTTTTTCTTTTTCTGGTTCTTCTGCAGCTTCTTTTTTTTCTTCAACAGGAGCTTCCTGAGTTTCTTGTTTCTCTTCAGGTTTTGTTTCTACCGCTTCCTGTTTTTCTACGTTTTGCTCCTCAGTGGATGCAGTTACTTCTTCATTTTTTTCGATTTTTTCATCGACTTTTTCCATGACAATCTCCCAAACTACTTAACTATATATTTTTTCATGTGTCAAAAAGCTAAGTACGTTTCGTTTGTCCAGTGATAAATTATTTTTAATGCAACAAGTTGCAATTATTCGCAGGAAAGACAAAATTAGCTTGACTTAAAATAATCTCATTATTATCCAAATAAAAGATTTATGAAGTTTTAAAAAGTTATCGGGAGGTAATTTTGAATAGTATATTTTCCAGATCCAAAGATTTGCAAGCTTCCATGGATAGTTATATCGATAGAGTGGAGAAAGCGGCACTTATTATGTTGGAGGGCTTGAAAGCATATATGAACGATAAATTTGATCGATTCGAAGAGTATTGCACCGATCTTATCGAATTGGAATCGAAAGCGGATACTTTACGTCGAGATATCAAATATAAAATTTATACTCACATGCTCATTCCGGAATCACGCGGTGATGTGTTGGGAGTTTTGGAAACGCTCGACGATGTTATCGATAGAGCTGAAAAAGTTATGGAAGATTTTTCCATCGAAAAACCTGAAATTCCCAAAAAAATGAAAGAAGATTTCCTGGAGCTGATAGAACTTTCCTACAAAGCGATGTATGAACTGGCAAAAGGCGCCAGAGCCTTCTTTACCGAATTGAAACTAGTGAACGATTATGTGAATAAAGTGCACTTTTATGAACATGAAGCAGACAAGGTGGAAAAAGCTCTGAAAATCAAAATTTTCAGTGGTGAAGAAATTAGCGATCTTGCCAGAAAAAATAGTCTGCGTTATTATACCGAAAAGATAGCTCTTATTTCTGATGAATCGGAATCGGTGGCGGAAAGACTGGCTATTTATGCCATAAAACGAAGAATGTGATGGAAGCTGAAAAATGATTAAAATCCTGTTTTATCTTTCCAGTGGATTATTCCTGGGCTGGAGTTTGGGTGCCAACGATGCCGCAAATATTTTTGGAACTGCAGTTGGTACAAAAATGCTGCGTTTTCGTACTGCTGCAATTGTCTGCAGCATTTTCGTTATTCTGGGTGCGGTTATTAGTGGCTCTGGAGCTTCACATACTTTGGGAAAACTGGGTGCGATCGATACGATGGCTGGAGCTTTTATCGTGGCCCTGGCTGCTGCTGTCACCGTTTTCTGGATGACGAAAACAGGCATTCCTGTTTCTACTTCGCAGTCAATCGTAGGCGCAATTATCGGTTGGAATTTCTTTTCGGAAACGGCTACCGACCTTTCTGCACTTTCCAAAATTCTGGGAACCTGGATTTTTTCTCCTGTTTTAGCAGCTCTGTTTGCTTTCATAATTTTTCATATTTTCAGGATGATCATGGAAAATTCTAAAATACATCTTATTCGCTTGGATTCAATGACTCGTACGGGATTGATAATAGCAGGAATTTTCGGTTCTTACAGTTTGGGAGCGAATAATATTGCCAACGTGATGGGAGTTTTTGTGAAATCATCGCCTTTCACGGATATCTCAATTTCGGGAGTACTACATTTTGGAGGAATTCAACAATTATTTTTATTAGGCGGAATTGCTATTGCTGCTGGTGTATTTACTTATTCCAAAAAAGTTATGTTTACCGTCGGTTCAGGAATTTTTAAACTTTCTCCTATCTCGGCTTTAGTAGTTGTTTTAGCAAGTTCCATCGTACTTTTTCTTTTTGCGTCACAAGATCTTAAAAATCTAATGATCTCAATGGGGTTGCCGTCGCTTCCTCTGGTTCCTGTTTCCAGTTCTCAGGCAGTTGTTGGTGCTGTGATGGGAATCAGTTTGGCAAAAGGCGGAAAAAATCTAAACTTCAGAATTCTGGGAAGAATAAGCCTGGGTTGGATAACGACGCCGGTTGCTTCTGCGATAATTGCTTATATTGCGCTTTTCTTTATGCAGAATGTTTTTATGCAAAGGGTATTTCTGCCGTAAGGAAATGGATTTTATAAGTGTTACATAGGTTAACACACCCCCACTAAAGCTGCACTCCTACTTCGTCAAGCTCATTACGTCATTCAAGAGGGGAATCTACCATTTACAAAGTTTAATCTATGATTATCTGTGAAAATCCGTGAGTTTTTTTTAGTAATAAAGAAAATTCTTAAATTTGACTATCACCGTGGCAGAGCCAAGGTGTATTTCGCTAAATTTGTTTCAGCAAGCTGAAAATCGAATTTTCATTATTTACCCCTCTCCGGCAACTGCCGGATCTCCCCTCAAACAGGGGAGAAAATTTGGAAAACCCCGATGCAGAGCAGCGAGGAATTCTTTCGATTAAAATTATGTTTTCAGTTTTTTCTTCTCCGCTGCGGGAAATAGAATATTATTCAAAATCAATCTGTAGCCTGGTGAATTTTTGTGCAGGTCCAATACAGTTTCAGGATCGCCGATCTTATGCTGATAATCTTCCGGATCGTGACCACCATAAAATGTAAAAGTTCCTTTCCCAAAGTTTCCGTGCAGATATTTTACTTCTTCCATTTCTGGAACTTCACCCAGAATTATCACGCTGTTTTTTACATATTGCTTGTGAAAGGAAGTCGTTTGACCTAAAAATCCATTGATCATATTTGTATGACATTGAGTAAGCATGGTGGGAACAGGGTCGTATTTTGCCGAGAAATCAAAGAGCGAAAAATAATCTGCTTCTGCACCCCGTAATCTAGCATAATCACTGGCATCAATGCTGGAAAATTCATATTGGTACGGATTGGTGATCAAGGTAAAATCCTGGAAAGCAAAAGTACGGGTAAAATCTAATTTCTGTTGATAATTCGGATCCATGCCATCACCATCAAAAATTGAATCGCAGATATCCACATTTCTGGCTGATAAAGCTATATCGAAAGTATCTGTAGCAGCGCACATCGCAAAAAGGAATCCACCATTTTTTACATATTCACGAATTTTTTCAACTACAGCATGCTTCAATTTCCAAACTTTATCAAAACCAAGTTTTGCAGAAATTTCTTCATTTATCCTTACGTCTTCCTGATACCAGGCCGAGTTACGAAAACTGGCATAAAATTTTCCATATTGTCCTGTAAAATCTTCATGATGCAGATGTACCCAATCGTATTTATCCAAACTGCCGGAAAGAACTTCTTCATCAAAAATGGTTTCGTATTCTATTTCGGCATAAGTAAGAGCCAGAGTAACTGCATCATCCCAGGGTTGAGCGTTTGGAGGAGCATAAATAGCTATTTCCGGTTCTTTTTCCAAAACAACTATATCCATGTTTTCTTTTTCAATTTCTGCTGTGATCGATGCAATTTCACCGCCGGAAATTATCTCATAACTTACTCCGCGAATATTGCACAATCCTTCAATTTCCTGTGAAGATGGAATGATCCACGAACCTCCGCGATAATTCAGTAGCCATTTTACAGTGAGTTGTTTCTGCAAGGCTGTAAAAGCAATTCCATAAGCTTTTAAATGGTTGGTTTGCGTCAAGTCCATCGGGATGAGTATCTCTGCATTCAATGAAAATGCCAGACTGATTAATAACATGACTAAAATATATTTCATAAAATTTCCTTTGTATCTCGTTCACTTTGAACGAGAAAGTCTTCACCACGAATACCTTTCTGTATCTTGTTCACTCCTGAACGAGAAAAACTCAACACGATCTGGAGAGATCGTGATACCTTTTTATATCTCATTCATTTTTGAACGAGAAAGTCTTCACCACGAACAGGAGTGTTCGTGTTTACATTACATAAACTCTGCCAGAATTTCGTTTGAAACGAAATAGGCTTCAGGTGATAACCTGATAAAATCACTCTCTATTGCCAGCAAATTTTGTTTCAAATATTTTTCAATGATTAATTTGTACTTTTTCGTGAAATCAATTTTAAACTTATTATGAAATTCTGTCAGGTTCAAACCTTCAGTTTTGCGAAAAGCCAGAAAAATAAATTCTTTTTCATGATCTTCCCGACTGATCTTCTGATAATTCCCGCAAATAATTTTCTGTTTGATCTGATCGATATATCTGTTTAGATCAGAAGGAGCTGTGTGCCGGATCATTTCGTTTTTGAAAGGTAGATATCCCGAAGCAGCAGGGCCCAGAGCAAGATAAAATTTATCATTCCAATAACATAAATTGTGTTTAGATTCAAAACCAGGTTTAGCAAAATTTGAAATCTCGTATTGATGATAATCTGCTTCCAATAATTTTTCTCGAATCAAAAAGTAGGATTCAGAGACTTTATCATCAGCAGGAATTTTATCACGTTTTGAAAACAAGGGTACATTCTCATCTAAACTAAGACAATAAGTGGAAATATGCTTTGGATCAAGTTCTATGAATTTCTCAATTGAAAATTTCAAATCTGCAATTTTCTGGTTGGGAAGGCCATAAATCAAATCAAAAGAAATATTACTAAATCCATTTTCTCTTAAAATTTTAATAGCAAATTCTGCTTGCTTTGTCTTGTGCAATCTTCCTAATAATTTTAATTCCTTATCATCAAACGATTGAATTCCCAAACTGATACGATTGACTGGAGTTATAGAAAGTGCTTTCGAATAATCTTCTGTAAGTGTTACGGGGTTTGCTTCTAAAGTTATCTCTTCAATTTGAGAAAGATCGAATTGCCTCAGAATCGAATTGATCTCTTTATTTGAAAGCAGGGAAGGTGTTCCACCACCGAAATAGATGGTTTTTGGTTTTATCTCGAATTGTTGATGAAATAACTCAATTTCCTTCAGAAGTGATTTTAGATATTTCTGTTTGCTTTCAATAGAAAAAACTTCCGAATAAAAAGAGCAATACCCGCATTTCTGCAGGCAGAACGGCACGTGAATGTAAACGTGCTCGATTGAGTTAGAGCTATTTTTCAAGAGCTTTTTTCTGTTCTTTGATAAGTTGTTTAATGCCTGTTTTGGCAGCTTTCAGCATAATTTTGAGTTCAGAATCATCGAATGGTGCAGCTTCGGCAGTTCCCTGAATTTCCACAAATTTTCCACTTTCCGTCATTACTACATTCATATCCACATCAGCTTGCGAATCTTTTTCATAATCCAAATCAAGAACAGGTTCTCCATCTACGATTCCCACGCTGATAGCTGCGATCATTTCTCTCAGTGGATTTTCTTCGATCAAACCATCTTTCAGTAGTTTGGAAAAAGCATCACAAAGTGCCACACACGCTCCTGTGATAGCTGCTGTTCTGGTTCCACCGTCAGCTTGCAAAACATCACAATCTATGTTTACAGTAATTCCAGAAAATTTGGTCATGTCAACAACTGCGCGCAATGCTCTGCCAATCAATCTTTGAATTTCGGTTGAACGACTATTAGTTTTCCCGCGTTCACGACGAAAACGGTGATTTGGAGCTCCAGGCAGCATACTGTATTCTGCTGTCAGCCAACCTTGTGGCGGATCGGCTTCCCGCAGGAAAAATGGAATATTCTCTTCTATCATCACAGTACAGATCACTTTTGTGTTTCCTGTTTCTATCAGCACAGATCCTGCCGGGTGCATCAGATAATTCCTGGTAATTTTTGTTTTGCGTTTTGTCATTTGGTCCCCTTTAAATGAAGATGTATATGTGAAGAATTGTTACCATTCTTTAGGTTTAAAGATATCAGTATCTGGAATCGGATCTGGTAATTGACTGTTCCTTAAAAGATTATTCCCTATTCTTTTCTGGAATGTTGAATATTTTGGTAATGATTTTGAAATTCTTGCTTTTCTCGGTGTAACCAGACCTACACATAATCTTAATTCATCGTGTACAATTTTCATTGCTTCTAAAAGATCACCATCATTTGAAGGCACAACTGCACAATCATATAGACCCTTCCATCCATCATTAACAAGATGAACAGCTAAACTTACATCTGTACATTTCTCTTCAGTTTTTAGAACATTAATTTTTTGTTTTGGATTTGAAGCTTTTGGCATATTAACTACATGTGTTTGGAAATGTCCTTTAATGATTTCAATTTCTGGTATATGTACTTTCAGCGCATTCAAATAATTATGCTGTCTTTTAGGCTTATCTTTATCAAATTTTCCTGAAACATGAGCAGTAAAATATTTGATTTTAATGATGTCATTTTGAGATAACAACTTTTCGAATAAAGATTTAAAATCAAGCCATTTGTATTTTGACCTTTTTAAAGTTAGATAGTAAAAATTAAATCCATCAATATATACTATTGTTTTCATATTAAAAAGCTAAGGTTGCCTTTCGGCAACCTTGCGGCCAAGAGCATTGCTCCTGGGGTTATAAAATCTGAAGACAAACTAATTTTTTCAAATTCGTTGTCAAATTTTTTATAAAATCGCTCCATATTACACCTTCATCCCATACTCATCCAAAATCTCTTTTGCCATCTGCTCCGCTTCATTCCAACTGTGAAGTTTCTGCTGGGCATTTGCCGTGAGTTGTTCTTCTCAGTTCAAACTCCAGCTTCGCAACCTACAGAAGTGAAGGGATATTTCACCCTATTAATCTGTTCATTGAACCATTGAGCCACTTTTCCGGCTAATTCGCATTCGTTTGTTTTTATTTCACTCATGGTTTTAGATTACTTTACGGCCATTTGAGTCAATAAAAAACTTCCAAAGAAAATTTTTATAGAATTTAAACCGTCAAGTTTTGAAGCTTGTTAGAAGCAAAAATCTAATTGACACTTCAAAGAAAAAGAAAAATATTCAAATTCAAAATAAATGGGGAAGGAGAAGAGATGAAAGATTTGAACGGCAAAAACATTGTGATGGGTTTGCAGCACACTTTTGTTATGTTTGGCGCAACAGTTTTAGTTCCATTGCTGACAGGCTTAGATGTTGGAGTTACTTTATTTGCAGCCGGTGTGGGAACTTTACTTTTTCATATTATAACCAAGTTTCAGGTTCCGGTATTTCTAGGATCGTCATTTGCTTTTATTCCGGGAATTATTGCTGTAGCCACATCAGAAGGTGGGTCTTTGCCGGAAGCTCTGGGTGGAATTTTCGTAGCAGGATTTTTGTATGTTATCGTAGCAATAATTTTCCGATTTGTGAATGTGGAAATCCTACATAGAATTTTACCACCTCATGTAACTGGACCCATGATAGTTCTGATAGGTTTGATCCTGGCTCCTGTAGCAATTGAGAACTCTAATGGAACTTATTCTGCAAATATCGTTGATAAGATCGGAGTGAACGGCTGCTGGCTGGTTGCTCTTGTCACTTTTGCTGCTGCAGTTTTCATCAAAATATATTTTGAGAAGATCGGGAAGAAGTTTATCTCGATGCTGCCTGTTCTGCTTTCACTTATCATTGGCTATATATTTTCCATTATTCTGGGAATTGTTGATTTTACGACAATTCAAGAAGCTGCCTGGTTTGGACTTCCCAGTTTTTCATTACCTGTATTTACTGGTCATTCAATTTCAATAATCGTGCCAATTGCGATCGTGACGATCGTGGAACATTTTGGTGATGTTCTGGCTATTGGAAATGTAGTTGAAAAAGATTTCATCGCCAAACCTGGAATTCACAGAACACTTTTGGGAGATGGCTTAGCAACATCTCTTTCTGCACTTATCGGTGGTCCAGCCAATACAACATACAGCGAAAATACAGGAGCTGTTGCATTAACGGGAGTTTATAATCCACTGATTATGCGCATTGCAGCCTGCTTTGCTATCCTGCTTTCTTTCATTCCCAAATTTACAGCAATTATCTCTACCATTCCCGCTCCCGTAATTGGTGGAATTTCCATTTTATTGTTTGGAATGATCTCGTCGATCGGCATTAAAAATATGGTGGATCACAAAGTTGATTTCACCAATCCAAAGATATTGATGATAAGTGCTGTGATGCTGGTTTTAGGACTTGGTGGAGCAGAATTTAAAATTGGAAAATTTGAATTGAGCGGACTTGGATTAGCTGCTATAATTGGAATTATTTTAAATCTGATCTTAAATTTTAGAAAGGTGAAAAAATAAAATAGTATCGCTCAATATTGAAAATATTCAGGAAAAAGTTCAGGTAGAGTTGTCGACATTATTGCACTGAAATGCAAAATAGTCTTGACTAATTTGCATAGCAATACATTTTGGTCGCATGAAAAGAATTCAAAAAGAATTTATGAAAAATGACCTGAAAAAGAAAATGGTCTTTCTGGTCGGACCGCGTCAAGTTGGTAAAACCTGGTTGGCAAAAGAGATTTCCAAAGATTATGAACATCCTCTGTATATGAATTATGACAGCATAAAAGATCGGGAAATTATCAGGGAAGAAAGCTGGCGTCCCAACGTAGATCTTCTTATCTTCGATGAAATTCACAAAATGCCCGGCTGGAAAAATTATCTGAAAGGCATCTATGATAATAAGCCAGAGGATTTGCATATACTTGTAACCGGTAGTGCACGGCTGGATTCATTTCGCCAAAGCGGTGATTCGCTGACGGGAAGGTTTTTTATTCATCATTTGCTTCCATTCAGTTATCAAGAATCTCTGACCGATCAAAAATTTTCTTTGGATTTTCTCATCGGCCGTGGAGGATTTCCCGAGCCATTACTGGCAGAAGATATGGAAGAAGTAGAACGCTGGAGAACATTATATATCGATAGTCTCATTAGAGAAGATATTCTGGACTTCGAAAATATTCAGAAACTTAAAACTATGAAGACCTTGATAACGCTGTTGCAGAATAGGGTGGGAGCGCCTTTATCATATCTTTCATTAGCTCAAGATCTCGATAAATCTCCTCATACCATAAAAAAATATATCCAGATTCTTGAATCATTATACATCATTTTCCTGATAACTCCGTATTCCAGAAATATCGCACGATCGTTGAAAAAAGAACCCAAATTGTATTTTTTTGATACTGGAATGGTAATTGGAGACGAAGGTGTAATATTTGAGAATTATCTGGCAGTTTCCTTGCTGAAACATTGTCAGCATCTCTTGGATACAAGAGGAATTAATGCCAGACTTCAGTATATTAGAACCAAAGAGAAAAAGGAAGTTGATTTCTGTCTTGTGGAAGATGATGTCCCAATTTTATTATTGGAAGCAAAAACATCTGATGAATCGATCAGCAATTCACTCTGGTATTTTCATGATAAATATAAAATTCCAGCAGCTCAAGTGGTTAGATATTTGAAAAAAGAAAGATTGAAGAATAAGATAGCAATCCGCAAAGCGGAATCATATTTATCAGAACTTTCGATATGAAATAAGACCTTTTTGCACCGAAATACAAAAAATTCAAGACTAATTTGCATTTTAGTACAAAATAGTCAGAATATAATAGTGTTCAATACATCGCTACGATCTTATTACCTGGAGTTTTCTTGATCACGTTTTTCAATTCCAGGTTTAAAAGGATCGAGGATAATTCTCCGATATTCAAACCACTGGCAACCAAGAGATTATCAAAATGCATTTCCGGTTTGTTATTCAGTAGGATTTGATAGATTTTGTCTTCCTGCCTGGTTAGTTCAGGAAAAAGTCGGGTTTGTTCATCAAGTATCAGATCGTATTCTTCCAGAATATCTTGCGCACAAGAAACGATTTTTGCACCGAGTTTTATCAGATAGTTCGGACCTTCTGCCTGCGGACGATTAATATCTCCGGGCAAAGCAAAAACATCACGATTTTGATCCATGGCAAATTTTGCCGTGAGAAGTGCACCACTTTTTCGTGAACCTTCGATGATGAAACTTCCTAAACTGAGACCACTGATAATGCGATTCCTGGTGGGAAAATTCCATTTTTCTGCTCTGCTGCCGGGAACGTATTCCGACATGATCGCTCCGGTTTTTATTATCTCATCTGCGATTTCCCGATTTTCTGGTGGATAGATCTGATCGACTCCGGTTCCCATCACGGCATAAGTTTTGCCATTCTGGTTTAATGCACTCATATGAGCTATTGCATCGATGCCATAAGCCAGACCACTGATTATCGTGAAACCAGCTTGTGACAGTTTCATTCCAATTTCCTGAACCATTTGTTTACCGTAAGGTGATGCTTTTCTGGTTCCAACAATAGCAATCGTTCGGCGCAGATCTTCTTTGTTCAGATTACCACGATAAAACAAAAAAGGCGGAGGGTCGTAAATATTTCGCAGCATTTGAGGATAATTATCATCCAAAATAGAAACGAATTTTATCTCAAATTTTTCTATCAGTTTCTTCGCTCTTTCCCAGCCTTTTGGTTCG contains:
- a CDS encoding S1 RNA-binding domain-containing protein yields the protein MEKVDEKIEKNEEVTASTEEQNVEKQEAVETKPEEKQETQEAPVEEKKEAAEEPEKEKKEAAEKPVETKETNKEITEDKTEETKKITENKTEETREVAEEKAEMETEEKTETAEEESEDIEFEHMLEESLANIQELEVGDKVTGEIINITDSFIFVTLGGKRDAYAEKADYTDKKGKLKYEVGDKLSGYIVKYSETETLIAKSLLTVNLRVLEEAYEGKIPIRGKVTSLTKGGYNIDVSGIRVFCPLSHIDAKMVVDPQQFIGETFDFQIIDFKDNGRNIVVSRKVILEEELNKKKKETLAKLEVGSVVQGKVTRLTSFGAFVDLGGIDGLLHISQFSWSHIESPSDVLNIGDTIEAKIIKMQKEKISLSMKALQENPINKVYDELQEGQVVNCKVLRNLPFGSFVEIKSGVEGLIPISEMARGRRIATPDEVVKEGDLVEAQILKVNREKKKISLSMKRLQPDPWDTLQQQFSENDIVNGVIENIASFGVFIRITEGITGLLPNVKLKVAGEKISKDNIGQEYKVRIVKIDPVQKRVSLEPSSMPESVTETKDDWNKYKKHKPKKNEVIEDNPFSHL
- a CDS encoding DUF47 family protein; this translates as MNSIFSRSKDLQASMDSYIDRVEKAALIMLEGLKAYMNDKFDRFEEYCTDLIELESKADTLRRDIKYKIYTHMLIPESRGDVLGVLETLDDVIDRAEKVMEDFSIEKPEIPKKMKEDFLELIELSYKAMYELAKGARAFFTELKLVNDYVNKVHFYEHEADKVEKALKIKIFSGEEISDLARKNSLRYYTEKIALISDESESVAERLAIYAIKRRM
- a CDS encoding inorganic phosphate transporter; translated protein: MIKILFYLSSGLFLGWSLGANDAANIFGTAVGTKMLRFRTAAIVCSIFVILGAVISGSGASHTLGKLGAIDTMAGAFIVALAAAVTVFWMTKTGIPVSTSQSIVGAIIGWNFFSETATDLSALSKILGTWIFSPVLAALFAFIIFHIFRMIMENSKIHLIRLDSMTRTGLIIAGIFGSYSLGANNIANVMGVFVKSSPFTDISISGVLHFGGIQQLFLLGGIAIAAGVFTYSKKVMFTVGSGIFKLSPISALVVVLASSIVLFLFASQDLKNLMISMGLPSLPLVPVSSSQAVVGAVMGISLAKGGKNLNFRILGRISLGWITTPVASAIIAYIALFFMQNVFMQRVFLP
- a CDS encoding asparagine synthetase B → MKYILVMLLISLAFSLNAEILIPMDLTQTNHLKAYGIAFTALQKQLTVKWLLNYRGGSWIIPSSQEIEGLCNIRGVSYEIISGGEIASITAEIEKENMDIVVLEKEPEIAIYAPPNAQPWDDAVTLALTYAEIEYETIFDEEVLSGSLDKYDWVHLHHEDFTGQYGKFYASFRNSAWYQEDVRINEEISAKLGFDKVWKLKHAVVEKIREYVKNGGFLFAMCAATDTFDIALSARNVDICDSIFDGDGMDPNYQQKLDFTRTFAFQDFTLITNPYQYEFSSIDASDYARLRGAEADYFSLFDFSAKYDPVPTMLTQCHTNMINGFLGQTTSFHKQYVKNSVIILGEVPEMEEVKYLHGNFGKGTFTFYGGHDPEDYQHKIGDPETVLDLHKNSPGYRLILNNILFPAAEKKKLKT
- the hemW gene encoding radical SAM family heme chaperone HemW, encoding MKNSSNSIEHVYIHVPFCLQKCGYCSFYSEVFSIESKQKYLKSLLKEIELFHQQFEIKPKTIYFGGGTPSLLSNKEINSILRQFDLSQIEEITLEANPVTLTEDYSKALSITPVNRISLGIQSFDDKELKLLGRLHKTKQAEFAIKILRENGFSNISFDLIYGLPNQKIADLKFSIEKFIELDPKHISTYCLSLDENVPLFSKRDKIPADDKVSESYFLIREKLLEADYHQYEISNFAKPGFESKHNLCYWNDKFYLALGPAASGYLPFKNEMIRHTAPSDLNRYIDQIKQKIICGNYQKISREDHEKEFIFLAFRKTEGLNLTEFHNKFKIDFTKKYKLIIEKYLKQNLLAIESDFIRLSPEAYFVSNEILAEFM
- the rph gene encoding ribonuclease PH, with amino-acid sequence MTKRKTKITRNYLMHPAGSVLIETGNTKVICTVMIEENIPFFLREADPPQGWLTAEYSMLPGAPNHRFRRERGKTNSRSTEIQRLIGRALRAVVDMTKFSGITVNIDCDVLQADGGTRTAAITGACVALCDAFSKLLKDGLIEENPLREMIAAISVGIVDGEPVLDLDYEKDSQADVDMNVVMTESGKFVEIQGTAEAAPFDDSELKIMLKAAKTGIKQLIKEQKKALEK
- a CDS encoding NYN domain-containing protein, whose translation is MKTIVYIDGFNFYYLTLKRSKYKWLDFKSLFEKLLSQNDIIKIKYFTAHVSGKFDKDKPKRQHNYLNALKVHIPEIEIIKGHFQTHVVNMPKASNPKQKINVLKTEEKCTDVSLAVHLVNDGWKGLYDCAVVPSNDGDLLEAMKIVHDELRLCVGLVTPRKARISKSLPKYSTFQKRIGNNLLRNSQLPDPIPDTDIFKPKEW
- a CDS encoding uracil-xanthine permease family protein, with translation MKDLNGKNIVMGLQHTFVMFGATVLVPLLTGLDVGVTLFAAGVGTLLFHIITKFQVPVFLGSSFAFIPGIIAVATSEGGSLPEALGGIFVAGFLYVIVAIIFRFVNVEILHRILPPHVTGPMIVLIGLILAPVAIENSNGTYSANIVDKIGVNGCWLVALVTFAAAVFIKIYFEKIGKKFISMLPVLLSLIIGYIFSIILGIVDFTTIQEAAWFGLPSFSLPVFTGHSISIIVPIAIVTIVEHFGDVLAIGNVVEKDFIAKPGIHRTLLGDGLATSLSALIGGPANTTYSENTGAVALTGVYNPLIMRIAACFAILLSFIPKFTAIISTIPAPVIGGISILLFGMISSIGIKNMVDHKVDFTNPKILMISAVMLVLGLGGAEFKIGKFELSGLGLAAIIGIILNLILNFRKVKK
- a CDS encoding ATP-binding protein, which produces MKRIQKEFMKNDLKKKMVFLVGPRQVGKTWLAKEISKDYEHPLYMNYDSIKDREIIREESWRPNVDLLIFDEIHKMPGWKNYLKGIYDNKPEDLHILVTGSARLDSFRQSGDSLTGRFFIHHLLPFSYQESLTDQKFSLDFLIGRGGFPEPLLAEDMEEVERWRTLYIDSLIREDILDFENIQKLKTMKTLITLLQNRVGAPLSYLSLAQDLDKSPHTIKKYIQILESLYIIFLITPYSRNIARSLKKEPKLYFFDTGMVIGDEGVIFENYLAVSLLKHCQHLLDTRGINARLQYIRTKEKKEVDFCLVEDDVPILLLEAKTSDESISNSLWYFHDKYKIPAAQVVRYLKKERLKNKIAIRKAESYLSELSI
- the dprA gene encoding DNA-processing protein DprA, with product MSELKRIKAWLQLLAAPEIGNAKTIKLAETFGEPAEFLGNSGVFEIENISEKTKEFLKNPAEPKGWERAKKLIEKFEIKFVSILDDNYPQMLRNIYDPPPFLFYRGNLNKEDLRRTIAIVGTRKASPYGKQMVQEIGMKLSQAGFTIISGLAYGIDAIAHMSALNQNGKTYAVMGTGVDQIYPPENREIADEIIKTGAIMSEYVPGSRAEKWNFPTRNRIISGLSLGSFIIEGSRKSGALLTAKFAMDQNRDVFALPGDINRPQAEGPNYLIKLGAKIVSCAQDILEEYDLILDEQTRLFPELTRQEDKIYQILLNNKPEMHFDNLLVASGLNIGELSSILLNLELKNVIKKTPGNKIVAMY